One Brevibacillus choshinensis genomic window carries:
- a CDS encoding GNAT family N-acetyltransferase, with the protein MIRRATPTDADFAAPLIYEAIGDIAHSLTGATEPNEVIRVMSQFFAQTGNRLSYENAVIAMDKDKPVGLALFYHGSQTQRLDRPFEEHVKRVTGETPHIVKEARDDEFYLDTVVVSGDSRGKGIGKALLNAFEEESERRGHEKIALLVDEDNQRARKLYESIGYRQDGTIMVSGHLYSHMVKSVMVPV; encoded by the coding sequence ATGATTCGCAGAGCAACCCCTACGGATGCAGACTTTGCAGCGCCGCTCATCTATGAAGCCATTGGAGATATTGCTCACTCACTTACAGGGGCGACAGAGCCAAATGAGGTCATTCGGGTCATGAGCCAATTTTTCGCCCAGACAGGCAATCGGCTTAGCTACGAGAATGCTGTAATCGCCATGGATAAGGACAAGCCCGTTGGTTTAGCGCTGTTTTACCACGGCAGCCAGACACAGAGGCTGGATCGTCCTTTTGAAGAGCATGTAAAACGTGTAACCGGCGAAACACCACATATTGTGAAAGAGGCGCGTGACGATGAATTTTATCTGGATACCGTCGTAGTGAGCGGGGATTCCAGAGGAAAAGGCATCGGCAAAGCTCTGTTGAATGCTTTTGAAGAGGAAAGTGAACGCAGAGGACATGAAAAAATCGCCTTGCTGGTGGATGAAGATAACCAGCGTGCGCGCAAGCTGTATGAATCCATCGGGTATCGGCAGGACGGTACGATCATGGTGAGCGGTCATCTGTACAGCCATATGGTCAAAAGCGTAATGGTACCTGTATAA
- a CDS encoding PRC-barrel domain-containing protein, producing the protein MKQTKEVLGKPIISILAGKEIGKVKSFVINPEQRSIEFIVVQNDQWDFGIKAVPFKLVEGLGDYAVTIDSENAVIDLADIPIANELLSKNIQIKGTRIISRKGHHLGQIAEYYFDPATGKILGCMLDQPDTPFVLPEASVITFGKEITVISDEGEQPLVSDEFFRQAMSGIEPASVGEAAVTQEPVSSAVDDLDLEELIGKTLSASLYDPAGELLAAEGSEITAQLVNQAKAMGSNKALELALKAAE; encoded by the coding sequence ATGAAACAGACCAAAGAAGTCTTGGGCAAACCTATCATCAGCATCTTGGCAGGAAAAGAAATCGGAAAGGTTAAGAGCTTTGTCATCAACCCTGAGCAGCGCAGCATCGAATTCATCGTCGTCCAAAATGACCAATGGGATTTCGGTATCAAAGCCGTACCATTCAAGTTAGTGGAAGGTCTCGGCGATTACGCCGTCACCATTGATTCTGAAAATGCCGTCATTGACTTGGCTGACATTCCGATTGCCAACGAGCTGTTGAGCAAGAATATTCAAATCAAAGGAACCCGTATCATCTCGCGCAAGGGTCATCATCTGGGGCAGATTGCGGAGTACTACTTTGATCCTGCAACCGGAAAGATCTTGGGTTGCATGTTGGACCAGCCAGACACTCCTTTCGTGTTGCCAGAAGCATCGGTCATAACTTTCGGCAAGGAAATCACTGTCATCTCCGACGAAGGGGAGCAGCCACTCGTGTCCGACGAGTTTTTCCGTCAGGCAATGAGCGGGATTGAACCTGCCTCAGTCGGAGAGGCTGCCGTCACGCAAGAGCCCGTCTCCTCTGCGGTAGATGACCTGGACCTGGAAGAATTGATCGGCAAAACCTTGTCCGCGAGCTTGTACGATCCAGCTGGAGAGCTCCTAGCAGCAGAAGGCTCAGAGATTACCGCGCAGCTCGTGAATCAGGCAAAAGCAATGGGCAGCAACAAGGCATTGGAGCTGGCTCTAAAGGCTGCAGAATAA
- a CDS encoding SDR family oxidoreductase translates to MNDKVVLITGGARGIGNTVAKFLAKEGATVWITSRQAQQPHLISKISSGEIGEVRLDVTDEKNVQAVFERMDTLYGKLDVLINNAGISVFKPIEETTLKEWDDAFLTNMSGLFLCSKEAFKLMKGRGGRIINIGSVSGYIPIKENGAYGASKYAVRGFSKICNEEWKEQNVRVSIINAGAVYTGMWNEREGFNPSDMLQPEDIAEAVVDIVRKPIHVRIDEIKILPSKGVL, encoded by the coding sequence ATGAATGATAAAGTTGTTCTGATAACAGGAGGGGCAAGAGGGATAGGAAACACAGTTGCGAAATTTCTGGCAAAAGAAGGAGCAACTGTTTGGATAACATCTCGACAAGCTCAACAACCACATCTCATTTCCAAAATATCATCTGGTGAGATTGGGGAAGTAAGATTAGATGTAACTGATGAGAAGAATGTCCAAGCCGTCTTCGAGAGAATGGATACTCTTTATGGGAAATTAGATGTGTTAATAAATAATGCTGGAATTAGCGTTTTCAAACCAATTGAGGAAACTACATTAAAGGAATGGGATGATGCTTTTTTAACGAACATGTCAGGATTATTTTTGTGTAGCAAAGAGGCTTTTAAGCTTATGAAAGGAAGAGGTGGACGCATTATAAATATCGGGAGCGTCTCTGGCTATATTCCTATTAAAGAAAACGGAGCTTACGGAGCTTCAAAGTACGCCGTACGAGGCTTTTCTAAGATATGTAATGAAGAATGGAAAGAACAAAATGTAAGAGTATCAATCATAAACGCTGGAGCTGTCTACACGGGTATGTGGAATGAACGTGAAGGATTTAATCCTTCTGATATGCTGCAACCAGAAGATATTGCAGAAGCAGTGGTAGATATTGTGAGAAAACCAATTCATGTACGAATTGATGAAATAAAAATATTGCCTTCTAAAGGTGTTTTATAA
- a CDS encoding SDR family NAD(P)-dependent oxidoreductase, translating into MEKIAIVTGAGRGIGAATANFLAAEGISVGVLDVNLENAQRISNNILNSGGNSIAIKCDVGNVEHVENAIKTIENEFGVPTILVNNAGVGGPFHRIDQVTDEEWEWIMNTNLKSIFYFCRRLLPKMKNLEFGRIINVASIQGLLGSAHSSTYVASKHAMVGYTKTIAAEWGQYGITANAICPGYVDTALGVQTDKINDYMDRVLQKSPVKRVAMPEEVASLIVHLVGPHSGYINGASYTIDGGISAHVGITSDI; encoded by the coding sequence ATGGAAAAAATTGCAATCGTTACTGGAGCTGGACGCGGGATTGGAGCTGCAACTGCAAACTTTCTCGCTGCAGAAGGGATTTCTGTTGGTGTACTCGATGTAAATTTGGAAAATGCTCAACGAATTTCTAATAATATCCTTAACAGTGGGGGTAACTCAATTGCTATTAAATGTGATGTCGGAAATGTAGAACATGTTGAGAATGCGATTAAAACGATTGAAAATGAATTTGGAGTCCCTACAATATTGGTGAATAATGCTGGAGTAGGTGGTCCTTTTCATCGGATTGATCAGGTTACAGACGAAGAATGGGAATGGATAATGAATACGAATTTGAAAAGCATTTTCTATTTTTGCCGTAGACTACTCCCTAAAATGAAGAATTTAGAATTTGGAAGAATTATTAATGTTGCTTCAATCCAAGGTTTGCTGGGCTCTGCTCATTCTTCTACCTATGTAGCGTCAAAGCATGCCATGGTTGGTTATACAAAAACAATTGCTGCTGAATGGGGGCAGTATGGTATTACAGCAAATGCAATCTGTCCAGGTTATGTTGATACTGCTCTTGGTGTGCAAACAGATAAAATAAATGATTACATGGACCGAGTTCTTCAAAAAAGCCCGGTAAAGAGAGTAGCCATGCCTGAGGAAGTTGCCTCATTAATTGTGCATCTTGTTGGTCCACATAGTGGATACATAAATGGTGCCTCTTATACAATTGATGGAGGTATCTCAGCACACGTCGGAATAACAAGTGATATATAA
- a CDS encoding sugar phosphate isomerase/epimerase family protein yields the protein MKLSCQEHLVPGSSLKEKVDWLEQKQFAGIELWGFGLKDRLKEISRVIHSTTINISAVCAGYEGDLFSENYDERKGTINSIKELILHCAEINSPGLIVVPSFGTSKTLGVLHPRTIIRDSDVEEFGEILGEIGDYAECNNLKIYVEPINRYESFLFNKISQIAKACMHASSSALSILVDTFHTNIEEQNVVEELKKYSDLIGYVHLSDSNRLIPGFGHIDFKTIVDSLNSNGYRGYLSFECFLNNSDELTMARSYLLELEQKLV from the coding sequence ATGAAGTTGTCCTGCCAAGAACATTTAGTGCCCGGTAGTTCTTTAAAAGAAAAGGTAGACTGGCTCGAGCAAAAGCAGTTTGCTGGAATTGAATTATGGGGTTTTGGACTAAAGGATAGGTTAAAGGAAATTAGCCGTGTAATCCATTCAACTACAATTAATATCAGTGCCGTTTGTGCCGGTTACGAAGGGGATTTATTTTCCGAAAATTATGACGAGCGAAAAGGTACGATCAATAGTATTAAGGAATTAATATTGCATTGCGCAGAAATTAATTCGCCTGGTTTGATTGTCGTGCCCTCATTTGGGACTTCAAAAACATTAGGAGTATTACATCCTAGAACTATTATTCGGGACAGTGATGTCGAAGAATTTGGAGAAATATTGGGCGAAATTGGAGATTATGCAGAATGTAACAATCTAAAAATATATGTTGAGCCAATTAATCGGTATGAATCCTTTCTATTTAACAAGATATCTCAAATAGCTAAGGCGTGTATGCATGCCAGCTCTTCAGCTTTATCTATTTTAGTGGACACTTTTCATACGAACATTGAAGAACAAAATGTCGTAGAAGAACTAAAAAAATATAGTGATCTAATTGGATATGTACATTTATCTGACTCTAACCGATTAATTCCTGGATTTGGGCATATCGATTTTAAAACCATAGTGGATTCATTAAACAGTAATGGATATCGAGGATATTTGTCTTTTGAATGTTTTTTAAACAATTCTGATGAACTAACAATGGCGAGAAGTTATTTACTTGAACTAGAACAAAAATTAGTGTAG
- the sigK gene encoding RNA polymerase sporulation sigma factor SigK: protein MSSIFAALSLVFKELLMFVAYVKNNAFPQPLPDTEEEKYLRLMAKGDPYARNKLIEHNLRLVAHIVKKFENTGEDSEDLISIGTIGLIKAIESYQVEKGTKLATYAARCIENEILMHLRSLKKTKKDVSLHDPIGTDKEGNEITLIDVLGTETDEVVDAVQLKLESNKIYQHIHILDDREKEVIIGRFGLDQDKEKTQREIARELGISRSYVSRIEKRALMKLFNEFYRTKQTQNR, encoded by the coding sequence ATGTCCAGCATTTTTGCGGCACTTTCGTTGGTTTTCAAGGAACTTTTGATGTTCGTGGCGTATGTCAAGAACAACGCTTTTCCCCAACCGCTCCCTGACACGGAGGAAGAAAAGTACTTACGACTAATGGCAAAAGGCGATCCGTACGCTCGCAACAAGCTGATCGAGCATAATCTGCGGCTGGTCGCCCACATTGTCAAAAAGTTCGAGAACACCGGTGAAGACAGTGAAGACCTCATCTCCATCGGCACCATCGGCCTGATCAAGGCGATCGAGAGCTATCAGGTGGAGAAAGGCACCAAGCTGGCTACGTACGCAGCGCGTTGTATTGAAAATGAAATCCTCATGCATCTTCGCAGCTTGAAGAAGACCAAGAAAGACGTCTCGCTGCACGACCCGATCGGAACCGACAAGGAAGGGAATGAAATCACCCTGATTGACGTTCTCGGGACGGAAACGGACGAAGTGGTGGACGCGGTGCAGCTCAAGCTGGAGTCCAACAAGATTTATCAGCACATCCATATCCTCGATGATCGGGAAAAAGAAGTGATCATCGGCAGGTTTGGCCTGGATCAGGACAAAGAGAAGACACAGCGGGAAATTGCACGTGAGTTGGGCATCTCCCGTTCGTACGTGTCAAGGATCGAGAAGCGGGCTTTGATGAAGCTGTTCAATGAGTTTTATCGGACGAAGCAGACACAGAATCGGTAG
- a CDS encoding DMT family transporter, with protein MKGSIFAVAGGAFLTLQGVANARISQSIGTWQTATITQLTGFVAALLILLLVRDGSWSGFRQVKPWYLAGGAFAALIIFSNITAMKQVGVTLTVSALLISQLCLTFVIDSNGWFGVMKKKMRLPQFIGIAMMIAGVVILKL; from the coding sequence GTGAAAGGAAGTATCTTTGCCGTAGCAGGTGGGGCATTTCTCACCCTGCAAGGAGTTGCAAACGCGCGTATCAGTCAGAGCATAGGCACTTGGCAGACGGCTACGATTACCCAGCTTACCGGGTTCGTGGCGGCGCTCCTGATCTTGCTGCTCGTCCGGGATGGCAGCTGGAGCGGCTTTCGCCAGGTAAAGCCGTGGTATTTGGCAGGAGGAGCCTTCGCTGCCCTCATTATTTTTAGCAATATCACGGCGATGAAGCAAGTAGGCGTGACACTGACTGTATCTGCCCTGCTCATCTCCCAGCTGTGCCTGACTTTTGTGATCGACAGCAACGGGTGGTTTGGCGTGATGAAGAAAAAGATGCGGCTGCCACAGTTTATCGGCATCGCGATGATGATCGCAGGCGTAGTCATACTAAAGCTATAA
- a CDS encoding Crp/Fnr family transcriptional regulator, with product MKEVLDRKLLQHYLQEHQLQAVFNERIKPHVGLYSFEQGELICSQGEVPQNLYVLLKGKLKVYTTSEEGKTLILSFKTPLELIGDIEYVRGTDIVNTVEAVSPVLMLGVGHRWLHKYGKSDPQLLQFLLDHITRKFYVKSSSMSFNLMYPVEVRLASYLLSVSFDDTDTELTGRLDTTSMMDAANLLGTSYRHLNRVLRQFCAEGLIERSKGLVLVKDVEGLRKLARHNIYEMQPGSFSEKE from the coding sequence ATGAAAGAAGTGTTGGATCGGAAGCTGCTGCAGCATTATTTGCAAGAGCATCAATTGCAAGCGGTATTTAACGAGCGAATCAAGCCGCATGTCGGCTTATACAGCTTTGAGCAAGGAGAGCTCATCTGCTCGCAAGGAGAAGTCCCGCAAAATTTGTACGTACTGTTAAAAGGAAAGCTGAAGGTGTACACCACTTCGGAGGAAGGAAAAACGCTGATTCTTTCCTTCAAGACTCCACTCGAGCTGATCGGGGACATCGAGTACGTCCGAGGAACGGATATCGTCAATACCGTGGAGGCGGTCTCTCCCGTTTTGATGCTGGGCGTCGGACATCGTTGGCTGCACAAATACGGAAAAAGCGATCCGCAGCTGCTCCAGTTTCTCCTGGATCATATTACGCGGAAGTTTTACGTCAAGTCGTCCTCGATGAGCTTCAATCTGATGTATCCGGTGGAAGTGCGCTTGGCCAGTTACTTGCTCTCCGTATCTTTTGACGATACGGATACAGAGCTGACAGGCAGATTGGACACAACGAGCATGATGGACGCGGCCAATCTTCTCGGGACCAGCTACCGTCATCTGAATCGGGTGCTTCGGCAGTTTTGCGCAGAGGGCCTGATTGAGCGGAGTAAAGGGTTGGTCCTGGTGAAGGACGTAGAAGGATTGCGAAAGCTGGCACGTCACAATATTTACGAAATGCAGCCAGGATCATTCAGCGAAAAGGAGTAG
- a CDS encoding DMT family transporter, which produces MVLGMVLALIAGSFISLQNIFNSKVNERVGSWATTTLVLGMGFLASLTMGLVFEGGGIFALSQMQPWFWFSGLIGVGVVTCIVQAVRRLGPTFAISIVLTSQLGFALLWDSLGWLGLKQVPFTLHHLLGVLVIVGGILLFKLGGAEKVSEGMS; this is translated from the coding sequence ATGGTTTTGGGGATGGTATTGGCACTGATAGCGGGCTCGTTTATCAGTTTGCAAAATATATTCAACAGCAAGGTGAATGAGCGGGTAGGATCTTGGGCTACGACCACACTCGTCCTGGGCATGGGCTTTTTGGCCTCCTTGACGATGGGGCTGGTCTTTGAGGGGGGAGGAATCTTTGCCCTTTCGCAAATGCAGCCCTGGTTCTGGTTCAGTGGATTGATCGGGGTGGGAGTCGTGACATGTATTGTGCAGGCAGTCCGTCGACTTGGCCCTACGTTTGCCATTTCAATCGTTCTGACATCACAGCTCGGGTTTGCCCTCCTGTGGGATTCTCTGGGGTGGCTGGGACTCAAACAGGTTCCATTTACGCTCCATCATTTGCTGGGTGTACTCGTGATCGTGGGCGGCATCCTGCTCTTCAAACTAGGCGGCGCAGAGAAAGTCTCGGAAGGTATGTCTTGA
- a CDS encoding MBL fold metallo-hydrolase, protein MNTNAGLKVIKLEMNVEGGQFVVHTALLWDGDEAILVDTGIPGQLKLIQSVIEQESIPFQNLKRVIITHQDRDHIGSLPELVDAFEGNLEVIAHEVAVPYIAGELPLIKSGAMAPPVRVNHIVQDGDVLPYCGGIQVIFTPGHTPDHISLYHIPSKTLISGDALTAQDGVLMPFNPAFTPDKEKALQSIAKLIDLDIETVIAYHGGVCTGGIKERLAEIVETTPV, encoded by the coding sequence ATGAACACAAATGCAGGACTCAAGGTCATTAAGCTCGAGATGAACGTGGAAGGTGGTCAGTTCGTTGTCCATACCGCACTCTTGTGGGACGGTGACGAGGCCATTCTCGTAGATACGGGCATTCCTGGACAGCTCAAGCTCATCCAATCGGTGATCGAGCAAGAATCCATTCCTTTTCAAAACCTAAAAAGGGTCATCATTACCCATCAGGACCGCGATCATATCGGCAGCCTGCCGGAGCTAGTCGATGCGTTCGAGGGAAATCTCGAGGTGATTGCCCATGAAGTGGCTGTTCCATATATCGCGGGAGAGCTGCCTCTGATCAAAAGCGGAGCGATGGCTCCCCCTGTCAGAGTCAATCACATCGTGCAAGATGGCGATGTTCTTCCGTACTGTGGCGGCATCCAAGTGATTTTTACTCCCGGTCATACACCTGACCACATTTCGTTGTACCATATCCCGAGCAAAACGCTCATCTCGGGTGATGCCCTGACGGCGCAGGACGGTGTGCTCATGCCTTTCAATCCAGCTTTTACCCCTGACAAAGAAAAGGCTCTGCAATCCATCGCCAAGCTAATCGATTTGGATATCGAGACCGTCATTGCCTATCACGGGGGCGTCTGCACGGGCGGGATCAAAGAGCGTCTTGCCGAAATCGTTGAGACCACACCCGTCTAA
- a CDS encoding SDR family oxidoreductase, whose product MTNLAGKIALVTGASRGIGRGIALRLATDGAIVAVHYGKKREAADGVVREIQERGGSAFAIGADLLTVPGILGLFEELDRALVERTGKAQIDILVNNAGIGQSATIEETTEESFDEVMNLHVKAPVFLIQQALPRMREEGRIINISSAVTRIAFPNLFGYSISKGAINTLTYNLAKHLGPRQITVNAIMPGIIDTDMNAGTLQNPEGQQFAASLSTFGRWGQPADVADIAAFLASADSRWVTGQLIDASGGSHL is encoded by the coding sequence ATGACAAACTTGGCAGGAAAGATCGCGCTCGTCACAGGAGCGAGCAGAGGGATAGGACGTGGAATTGCTTTGCGTCTGGCAACGGATGGGGCGATCGTAGCCGTTCATTATGGAAAGAAGCGAGAAGCAGCCGATGGGGTTGTCCGGGAGATCCAAGAGCGCGGGGGGAGTGCCTTTGCAATTGGTGCGGATTTGCTCACCGTGCCAGGCATCCTCGGTTTGTTCGAGGAGTTGGATCGAGCGCTTGTGGAGCGTACAGGAAAAGCGCAGATCGATATTTTGGTGAACAACGCGGGGATTGGTCAGAGTGCCACCATTGAGGAGACGACCGAAGAATCTTTTGATGAAGTGATGAATCTCCATGTCAAAGCGCCCGTTTTTCTCATTCAGCAAGCATTGCCGCGGATGAGAGAGGAGGGAAGGATCATCAATATTTCCTCCGCTGTGACGAGGATTGCCTTTCCCAATTTGTTTGGCTACAGCATTTCAAAGGGCGCAATCAACACGTTGACCTATAACCTGGCGAAGCACCTCGGGCCCCGTCAAATCACAGTTAATGCCATCATGCCGGGGATCATAGACACGGATATGAATGCGGGGACTTTGCAAAACCCAGAGGGACAGCAATTCGCAGCGAGCCTGTCAACCTTTGGGCGTTGGGGGCAACCGGCAGACGTCGCCGATATTGCCGCTTTCCTTGCGTCAGCGGACAGCCGGTGGGTAACGGGACAGTTGATCGATGCGAGTGGAGGCTCCCATCTGTAA
- a CDS encoding CarD family transcriptional regulator → MFQVGDKIFYPMHGAGIIEAMEEKEFLGEKHLYFVLHMLLKELDIMVPVEKMSALGIRAIVDGQTLEHVFAVFHAGEPDLSQNSAQRMKVNTEKLKSGNIYQGAEVVRDLQLISRNKVLGTSDRIMLDNAMLNLISEIELVCNLDRDEATELLRRMVSEETVNAAP, encoded by the coding sequence ATGTTTCAAGTTGGAGACAAGATTTTTTATCCTATGCATGGTGCTGGCATCATTGAGGCTATGGAGGAAAAAGAGTTTCTCGGGGAAAAACATCTGTATTTTGTGTTGCATATGTTGCTGAAAGAACTCGACATCATGGTTCCTGTTGAAAAGATGTCCGCTTTGGGAATTCGCGCGATCGTAGACGGACAAACACTGGAACACGTTTTTGCTGTCTTCCACGCGGGGGAACCAGACCTGTCGCAGAATTCAGCCCAACGGATGAAAGTGAACACAGAAAAGTTGAAGAGCGGCAATATTTATCAAGGGGCAGAAGTGGTCCGCGATTTGCAATTGATCAGCCGAAACAAGGTGCTGGGAACGAGCGATCGGATCATGCTGGACAATGCGATGCTGAACTTGATCAGTGAGATCGAGCTTGTATGCAATCTGGATCGTGACGAGGCGACAGAGCTGTTGAGACGGATGGTATCCGAAGAGACAGTCAATGCGGCTCCCTAA
- a CDS encoding GNAT family N-acetyltransferase translates to MYTIRPIFPHELDMFSAISTPVHRQSSIRAYLEQMFEKGAMRPDWCFVLEKEGTGIGRVAFWTLPGKASPLDIFLLDLPWDDAHCSQLADLLWQRLLLTCRETGVTQLGYVLDSPAAAPQWQENRKERKHILSKLGFELQRETSRFEWNSENGIAPFALMPAPDAGIVYRSLTEVGEDAFLDAIMRGSTSTLDRLIAKERAEHGPLAQAREIFQGLQSMSYEPDWWELAYAPDERVIGFILPTKSPTFATIGYIGVLPDFRGRGYVDQLLNRGVSTLVQAGEKFIRADTDLCNHPMAKAFLRAGFHQFAERSEYRSSLLL, encoded by the coding sequence ATGTACACGATTCGTCCCATTTTTCCTCATGAGCTCGACATGTTCTCGGCCATATCCACCCCGGTCCATCGACAATCGTCAATTCGCGCTTACCTTGAACAAATGTTTGAAAAAGGGGCCATGCGTCCTGATTGGTGCTTTGTTTTGGAAAAGGAAGGCACAGGGATTGGCCGTGTAGCTTTTTGGACGCTGCCTGGAAAAGCAAGCCCATTGGATATCTTTTTGCTTGATCTTCCGTGGGATGATGCGCATTGCTCACAGCTGGCTGATCTTCTGTGGCAGCGCCTGCTTTTGACCTGCAGAGAAACGGGGGTCACGCAACTCGGATACGTTTTGGACTCACCCGCTGCTGCTCCTCAATGGCAGGAAAATCGCAAAGAGCGCAAACACATTTTGAGCAAGCTCGGATTTGAATTACAGCGGGAAACCTCTCGTTTTGAATGGAATTCCGAGAACGGCATCGCTCCTTTCGCCCTGATGCCGGCACCAGACGCTGGTATCGTATACCGCAGCTTGACGGAGGTCGGGGAAGATGCCTTTCTGGATGCGATCATGCGGGGGTCCACGTCTACCTTGGATCGCCTGATTGCGAAGGAACGCGCTGAGCATGGTCCCCTCGCCCAGGCGCGAGAGATCTTTCAAGGTTTACAAAGCATGTCTTATGAACCAGACTGGTGGGAACTTGCCTATGCGCCAGACGAGAGGGTCATCGGATTCATCCTCCCTACAAAAAGTCCCACTTTTGCAACGATTGGGTACATCGGGGTGCTGCCCGACTTCCGAGGGCGCGGCTATGTCGATCAGCTGTTGAACCGAGGAGTTTCCACACTCGTTCAAGCAGGTGAAAAGTTCATACGCGCCGACACCGATCTATGCAACCACCCCATGGCAAAAGCCTTTCTGCGAGCTGGCTTCCATCAGTTTGCCGAGCGCAGCGAATATCGTTCTTCCCTCCTTCTCTAG
- the ybaK gene encoding Cys-tRNA(Pro) deacylase codes for MKQGKTNAMRILDKEKIDYGMLSYSADDGKIDGVSVAQKIGREKGVVYKTLISQGASKAYYVFVIPVEAELDLKKAAKAVSEKKVEMIPVKDITTVSGYIRGGCSPIGMKKWYPTVIEESAQTLDTIIVSGGKIGVQIELSIADLAKATRASFAEITME; via the coding sequence ATGAAGCAAGGGAAAACGAACGCGATGCGCATCCTGGACAAGGAAAAGATCGACTACGGGATGCTGTCGTATTCAGCAGACGATGGCAAAATAGACGGCGTGTCCGTCGCCCAAAAAATCGGCAGAGAAAAAGGTGTGGTTTACAAAACATTGATTTCTCAAGGGGCGAGCAAGGCGTACTACGTCTTCGTCATACCTGTCGAAGCTGAGCTTGACCTAAAAAAAGCTGCGAAAGCGGTTAGCGAAAAGAAAGTAGAGATGATTCCCGTCAAAGATATCACTACTGTGTCGGGATACATTCGCGGAGGGTGTTCGCCGATTGGCATGAAAAAATGGTACCCCACCGTCATCGAAGAAAGTGCTCAGACCCTGGACACCATTATCGTCAGCGGCGGGAAAATCGGCGTGCAAATTGAATTATCCATTGCAGATCTGGCAAAAGCGACGAGGGCTTCTTTTGCAGAGATCACAATGGAGTGA
- a CDS encoding CapA family protein: MNRRATIAAVGDILMWREQVESAKILGTQSYSFAEMFAPVTPLLQRADLTIGNLETTFSGRTQPYQIGSARTGYPRFNCPDELARDLRQAGFDVLTTVNNHCLDGGPQGLLRTLDVLDQHQIAHTGTYRTAEEASTFLIREVNGIRIGILAYTYGTNKQQVPVESPWIVNLLDPSVIEQDLSRLRPEVDLLILCLHFGVEFRFTPTQRQRILAQNLLERGADVILGAHPHVLQPVVTPIITTADGRKKRTLVAYSLGNFTSEKMLSFDQSQCGAILQFAVEKDPQGQTSLTDIRIVPTYSQRYFSGGRAKFRVMPMRAYLRRPDKHLALRGRRRLQQLWNRATQVIGRRFV, translated from the coding sequence ATGAATCGCAGAGCTACAATCGCCGCAGTAGGCGACATTCTGATGTGGAGGGAACAGGTCGAGTCCGCGAAAATACTAGGAACCCAGAGCTACTCGTTTGCTGAGATGTTCGCACCTGTGACTCCCCTCTTGCAGCGTGCTGATTTGACCATCGGCAACTTGGAGACAACGTTTAGCGGCAGGACACAGCCCTACCAAATCGGGTCAGCCCGCACAGGCTATCCGAGGTTCAACTGCCCGGATGAGCTGGCTCGCGACCTGCGGCAGGCGGGGTTCGATGTCCTCACGACCGTCAACAATCACTGTCTGGATGGGGGGCCACAAGGTCTGCTCCGTACGCTAGACGTGCTGGATCAGCACCAGATCGCTCATACCGGGACGTATCGCACGGCCGAAGAAGCCTCGACCTTTCTGATCCGTGAGGTAAACGGCATACGAATCGGCATACTGGCGTATACGTACGGTACCAACAAGCAGCAGGTACCCGTGGAATCACCGTGGATCGTCAATCTGCTGGATCCGTCTGTCATCGAGCAGGACCTCTCACGCTTGCGTCCAGAGGTCGATTTGCTGATCCTCTGCCTGCACTTTGGCGTAGAGTTCCGCTTCACGCCTACTCAGAGGCAACGCATCCTGGCGCAAAATCTATTGGAACGAGGGGCGGACGTCATTCTAGGTGCGCATCCGCACGTGCTGCAGCCAGTCGTCACACCCATCATCACGACAGCCGATGGCAGGAAAAAGCGCACATTGGTCGCTTATTCATTAGGAAATTTCACGTCGGAAAAAATGCTGTCGTTTGATCAGTCCCAATGTGGGGCGATATTGCAATTTGCTGTGGAAAAGGATCCCCAGGGCCAAACGAGCCTTACCGATATCCGGATCGTTCCTACCTATTCTCAGCGCTATTTTTCGGGCGGGCGCGCCAAATTCCGCGTCATGCCGATGCGGGCCTATTTGAGAAGGCCAGATAAGCATCTGGCGCTACGTGGACGCAGGCGATTGCAGCAGCTCTGGAATCGCGCGACACAGGTTATCGGGAGGCGCTTCGTGTAA